In Desulfomonilaceae bacterium, one DNA window encodes the following:
- the rfbD gene encoding dTDP-4-dehydrorhamnose reductase, translating to MLDFLVPCLVTGARGMLGHDLCAALNQAGVGYVATDLGDIDVGSLDSVRLVFNDVKPGMVINLAAMTDVDGCESSRDEAFRVNATGPENLALASRDFGSYFVHISTDYVFDGSKNEPYLEDDTPNPLGIYGKSKLEGEIRLRTVLERNYLIVRTQWLYGSNGKNFVDTIVGAAKQNSRLKIVNDQRGAPTYTVDLADSVLKLCQLKPSGIFHVTNSDTTTWSNFASKILNFAGIDGVEIEEISTEQLARPAPRPLYSVLDTSKFERFTGMKMRPWDAAVRQYISTRNY from the coding sequence ATGCTTGATTTCTTAGTCCCATGCCTGGTCACAGGCGCTCGAGGGATGCTCGGACATGATTTGTGCGCCGCATTGAACCAGGCAGGTGTTGGCTACGTTGCAACAGACCTGGGAGATATAGATGTAGGTAGCTTGGATTCGGTTCGTCTCGTTTTCAACGACGTCAAACCTGGAATGGTGATCAACCTTGCGGCAATGACCGATGTAGACGGATGTGAGTCCTCCAGAGATGAAGCTTTCAGGGTTAACGCCACTGGCCCCGAAAATCTTGCGCTAGCCTCCAGGGATTTCGGATCCTATTTCGTGCACATAAGCACCGATTATGTCTTTGATGGTTCCAAAAATGAGCCGTACCTGGAAGATGACACCCCCAATCCATTGGGAATCTACGGTAAGTCAAAACTCGAGGGCGAGATAAGATTGAGAACGGTTCTTGAACGAAATTATCTGATTGTAAGGACTCAGTGGCTGTATGGCTCAAATGGCAAAAATTTTGTCGATACCATAGTCGGGGCTGCAAAGCAAAACAGCAGGCTAAAAATCGTGAATGACCAGCGAGGGGCGCCCACCTACACTGTGGATTTGGCGGACTCAGTATTGAAGCTCTGTCAACTCAAGCCTTCCGGAATTTTCCATGTCACAAATTCTGATACCACTACATGGAGCAATTTTGCTTCCAAGATCTTGAACTTCGCGGGGATCGATGGGGTAGAAATTGAGGAGATCAGTACCGAGCAGCTTGCTCGTCCCGCCCCAAGACCGCTTTATTCAGTTCTTGACACATCAAAGTTTGAGCGTTTCACAGGTATGAAGATGCGGCCTTGGGACGCGGCTGTTAGACAATACATATCTACGAGGAATTACTAA
- the leuC gene encoding 3-isopropylmalate dehydratase large subunit → MGMTITEKILAVHAGLEYVKPGQLIEADVDIALANDITLPLALKPFKEAGGTKVFDPEKVVIVLDHFNPAQSIDSAMMLAKSREFAKAMEIVNFFDLGSMGIEHALLPELGLVRPGDLIIGADSHTCTYGALSAFSTGVGSTDFAAAMLTGKCWFKIPESMKYILKGKFGAWVSGKDLILKIIGDIGVDGALYHAMEFTGEGVSALTMADRFTIANMAIEAGAKNGIFEFDSITKEYADLYGSRHYNVYESDPDAQYSSHSEIELDGIPPLVALPFSPENVQPAAEVKEMKVDQVVIGSCTNGRIEDLRIAASILKGAKVAKGVRLIVIPATQKVVIQAIREGIIETIIEAGGVVSTPTCGPCLGGHMGILARGERAISTTNRNFVGRMGHPESEVILSSPAVAAASALTGLVTDPRSL, encoded by the coding sequence ATGGGAATGACAATAACAGAAAAGATACTGGCCGTTCACGCCGGTTTGGAATATGTAAAACCCGGACAGCTTATTGAGGCTGATGTGGACATCGCCCTCGCAAACGACATCACGCTGCCGTTGGCTTTAAAGCCTTTCAAGGAAGCAGGGGGAACCAAAGTCTTTGATCCGGAAAAGGTAGTCATAGTCCTGGATCATTTTAACCCTGCCCAGAGTATTGATTCCGCCATGATGTTGGCAAAATCCCGTGAATTCGCAAAAGCAATGGAGATCGTCAATTTCTTTGACCTCGGATCAATGGGTATTGAGCACGCCCTTCTCCCCGAACTGGGGTTGGTCCGTCCTGGAGATTTGATCATAGGAGCGGACAGCCATACCTGCACCTACGGGGCCTTGTCCGCGTTTTCCACAGGAGTGGGAAGCACCGACTTCGCTGCGGCTATGTTGACCGGTAAATGCTGGTTTAAAATCCCCGAGTCGATGAAATACATCCTAAAGGGTAAATTTGGGGCATGGGTTAGTGGAAAGGATCTCATTCTCAAAATAATTGGAGACATCGGGGTGGACGGCGCGTTGTACCATGCGATGGAATTTACAGGAGAAGGGGTATCAGCTTTAACCATGGCCGATCGGTTTACAATAGCAAATATGGCTATAGAGGCCGGGGCCAAGAACGGGATCTTTGAATTCGATTCTATTACCAAGGAGTACGCTGACCTGTATGGATCAAGACACTATAACGTATATGAGTCTGACCCCGACGCCCAGTATTCCTCACATTCTGAAATAGAACTGGACGGAATACCGCCGCTCGTCGCCTTACCATTTTCTCCGGAAAACGTGCAGCCTGCCGCAGAAGTTAAGGAAATGAAAGTGGACCAGGTGGTTATAGGATCATGCACAAACGGCAGGATTGAGGACCTTAGAATAGCGGCGTCCATCCTGAAAGGCGCCAAGGTCGCTAAAGGAGTACGGCTGATCGTCATTCCTGCGACTCAGAAAGTCGTTATCCAGGCTATTAGAGAGGGTATAATTGAGACCATCATTGAGGCCGGCGGCGTCGTTTCGACCCCCACATGTGGGCCATGTCTGGGCGGTCATATGGGAATTCTGGCGCGTGGTGAACGCGCTATTTCCACGACGAACAGAAACTTTGTCGGCCGAATGGGGCATCCTGAAAGCGAGGTAATTTTGAGTTCACCGGCAGTGGCTGCCGCAAGCGCATTGACTGGGTTGGTTACAGATCCAAGAAGTCTTTGA